In Meleagris gallopavo isolate NT-WF06-2002-E0010 breed Aviagen turkey brand Nicholas breeding stock chromosome 3, Turkey_5.1, whole genome shotgun sequence, one DNA window encodes the following:
- the MTERF3 gene encoding transcription termination factor 3, mitochondrial, whose protein sequence is MVSDLSAAKLYEDWDDVPPSSALEEISEEEAVKIIADPLLPPQSSTLRDYVDHSETLTKLVHLGVDLSQVEKRQKAGQLLLTLDFEKDITKILLFLKDMGIEDSQLGPFLTKNPYILGEDLEALETRVAYLKSKKFGNAEITQMVSRAPYLLLFSVERLDNRLGFLKNELGLSVKKTKDLVIRFPRLLTGKLEPVKENLQVCQVEFGFQRNEVQQIAFKTPKILTASKKRLRQTFDYLHNIMGIPHNMLTRFPQVFNSKLLRIKERHMFLIFLGRAQYDPTQPSYISLDQLVSLPDEVFCTEIAKASMQDFEKFLKTI, encoded by the exons ATGGTCTCTGACCTGAGCGCAGCCAAACTGTATGAAG ACTGGGATGATGTTCCACCTTCATCTGCTTTGGAGGAGATTTCCGAGGAAGAAGCTGTGAAGATCATTGCAGATCCACTTCTTCCCCCTCAGTCTTCCACACTTCGAGATTATGTTGATCACTCAGAAACCCTGACCAAGCTTGTCCATCTAG GAGTTGACTTATCTCAAGTGGAGAAACGTCAAAAGGCAGGTCAACTCTTATTGACCTTGGACTTTGAAAAAGATATAActaaaatacttctgtttctgaaggaTATGGGTATAGAAGACAGTCAACTGGGACCGTTCCTGACCAAAAATCCATACATCCTTGGTGAAGATCTGGAAGCTCTAGAAACCAG AGTGGCTTACCTAAAATCAAAAAAATTTGGTAATGCAGAAATTACTCAGATGGTCTCAAGAGCTCCatatttgctgttgttttcagtgGAAAGATTGGATAACAGACTGGGtttcttaaaaaatgaactTGGCCTCAGTGTAAAAAAG ACAAAGGATCTGGTAATTCGTTTTCCTAGGCTGCTGACTGGCAAATTAGAGCCTGTGAAAGAGAATCTTCAG GTTTGTCAAGTTGAATTTGGTTTTCAACGTAATGAAGTTCAGCAGATTGCGTTTAAAACCCCCAAGATTTTAACTGCGAGTAAAAAGAGACTCAGACAGACATTTGACTATCTGCACAACATAATGGGCATTCCCCACAACATGCTTACTCGCTTTCCTCAG GTTTTCAACTCGAAGCTATTACGAATCAAAGAGAGACATATGTTTCTTATATTCCTGGGAAGAGCCCAGTATGACCCAACTCAACCCAGCTACATCTCTCTGGACCAGCTTGTGTCCTTACCCGATGAGGTGTTTTGTACAGAGATTGCCAAAGCCTCCATGCAGGACTTTGAAAAATTCTTAAAAACGATTTAA